tcaagagctttatcagtagagtaaaaCGAGTCTCTTATTTGAAattatcatgcaaaagttagtttgtaaccaaaaaattgtgcagttatctttaaaactgcaaaaatgacagaccaccaaattctgagcatgtcactctctcgcagagtgaaaatgtagacTTCAATtagtccaaaaattaattaccaatttgtcagatttgacaacttatggttaaatataacaaaggagtaaattaacatgtatgataggtcagaggtaaaaatacagcttctttaaggcaccataagccgtggttacactaaccccatagttacttattgacttttaaacaataACTACTTTCTTACTGAGATGTTAAttctaaaattgctaaaattgttaggTTAATATAGTAGGTACTTTGTACATTTTGAAGTCTGGAGGGTGACAGTACAGAGTTACGTAATATTGTATGTCCTTAGCATAAAGAAGAGGAGTTATCATATTATACATTTTACAGGCTGTTGCTTTTTCAGGTTTGTAGGTATGTGGAATATAGGCAGGGCTTCATAGGAGATAAGTCTATAGTGCATTGATGTAGTCATGTTAATGTTGTAGTTATTAATCAAACCACTAAGTTTTTAAAACAACAAATGTTTTTGTATGTTTCAGATTTCTGGTATAGTAATTGTATCAGTTGGTGCACttgctctaagtaatttttcaTCTTATGATACCTTCTTTGGTGGGAGTGTCATTGCGGGACCTGTGCTGCTGCTTATTGTTGGAATCATAGTTTTTATAGTTGCATTTTTTGGTTGTTGTGGAGCGCTGAAGGAAAATCATTGTATGGTAGTTACAGTAAGTATACTTAAGAGTGAAATTGATACTATCAGATAAAGTTAATATTATACAAAATTGATACTCAGAGCCATATATTGACATGCATTGTGTATTTGTGCATACGTGAAATGTGTAATTGTCTGTTCAGTTTTCAGTGCTACTTTTGATCATCTTTGCCATGGAACTAGGAGGGGGCATAGCGGGTTATGTCTTGAAGGATGTTTTGAAAGATGATCTAGATACTCAGTTGAACAGCACACTTTACAAATATGAAAGTAACGAAGATATTAAAAAGGCGTGGGACATCATGCAAACAGATGTAAGTGAATCTCGTGTTGAGTAGCAAACATATGTATAGATAACATCTGATGAATTGAATAATATAGTTTAGAACATAATTTCTTGAATTACTACAAAACTAATTAGCTATGTTCAGCATTTACATTGCTTAACATGTTATGTGTTCAAACTACACCCCCACCTTCTTTCACTCCCTCACTCTGTCTGTCCCCCCGGCCCCCTCTATGATTCGTTCTTGACCTGAAGACCAGGATGGTGTCTTATTTGTCTTTGTTGTCTTAAGGATTACTTTTTGGGATAATATGTCTAAGACTCCAGTATTCTCT
This Schistocerca nitens isolate TAMUIC-IGC-003100 chromosome 1, iqSchNite1.1, whole genome shotgun sequence DNA region includes the following protein-coding sequences:
- the LOC126251279 gene encoding CD63 antigen-like isoform X2; protein product: MVSGGMSCVKYLLFTFNLLFVISGIVIVSVGALALSNFSSYDTFFGGSVIAGPVLLLIVGIIVFIVAFFGCCGALKENHCMVVTFSVLLLIIFAMELGGGIAGYVLKDVLKDDLDTQLNSTLYKYESNEDIKKAWDIMQTDLNCCGINGPDDWNKAGLKVPASCCPSYDLNEMCASKQYDKGCMDALEKLISHHAVVLGGVGIGIAFVQLVGVILACCLAKSIRKEYETV